The following are from one region of the Carassius auratus strain Wakin chromosome 43, ASM336829v1, whole genome shotgun sequence genome:
- the LOC113061654 gene encoding rhombotin-2-like, giving the protein MASTIERKTLETNEEPVDEVLQMPPSLLTCGGCQQSIGDRFFLKAIEQYWHEDCLSCDLCGCRLGEVGRRLYYKLGRKLCRRDYLRLFGQDGLCASCEKRIRAFEMTMRVRDKVYHLECFKCAACQKHFCVGDRYLLINSDIVCEQDIFEWTKMNGSMV; this is encoded by the exons ATGGCATCTACAATTGAACGGAAAACACTGGAAACGAACGA GGAACCCGTGGACGAGGTGCTTCAGATGCCGCCGTCGCTGCTGACCTGTGGCGGATGTCAGCAGAGTATCGGGGACCGCTTCTTCCTCAAGGCCATCGAGCAGTACTGGCACGAGGACTGCCTGAGCTGTGACCTCTGCGGCTGCCGCTTAGGCGAGGTGGGCCGCAGGCTTTACTACAAACTTGGCAGGAAGCTGTGCAGGAGAGACTACCTCAG ACTGTTTGGTCAGGACGGGCTCTGCGCTTCCTGTGAAAAGAGAATCCGGGCCTTTGAAATGACCATGCGTGTCCGTGACAAAGTCTATCACCTCGAATGCTTCAAATGCGCTGCCTGTCAGAAACACTTCTGCGTTGGCGATCGTTACCTGCTCATCAATTCGGACATTGTGTGTGAGCAGGACATTTTTGAGTGGACCAAAATGAATGGCAGCATGGTGTAG